A section of the Gammaproteobacteria bacterium genome encodes:
- a CDS encoding OmpA family protein, whose amino-acid sequence MVRSYAASIEDSSWSLVKNSPTACTLQHKIPRYGQANFVSVASKKSNLDFELAMRNLPAKRTKVELRSEPPQWRPAVASSAITRLAYYKQFNGEVIGDKAWMMLSELEKGMMPTFYYKDWYNGQDNVKVAVSAVNFAPQHQQFMECISSLLPYSFDDIAFTTLNYRKNSQQLDNRSQKKLDMIQQYLKYEPEMELVLIDSYTDSYGGRYKNELLSKQRANSMKELLNKAGIANNKITVNGYGEKRHIASNEKIYGRDANRRVVITMSRGY is encoded by the coding sequence ATGGTGCGCAGTTATGCGGCATCTATTGAAGACTCCAGTTGGTCTTTAGTCAAAAATAGTCCGACCGCTTGTACGCTTCAGCATAAGATCCCACGCTATGGTCAGGCTAATTTCGTGAGTGTGGCCAGTAAGAAAAGTAATTTAGACTTTGAGCTAGCGATGCGAAATTTACCGGCTAAGCGTACTAAAGTTGAATTACGTTCTGAACCGCCACAGTGGCGACCTGCCGTAGCATCAAGTGCAATTACTCGTTTAGCATATTACAAACAGTTTAATGGCGAAGTGATTGGTGATAAAGCGTGGATGATGCTCAGCGAGCTAGAAAAAGGCATGATGCCAACCTTCTATTATAAAGATTGGTACAATGGTCAAGATAACGTTAAAGTTGCGGTTTCAGCGGTAAATTTTGCGCCACAACACCAGCAGTTTATGGAATGTATTAGCAGTCTGTTGCCTTACAGTTTTGACGATATAGCTTTTACGACCTTAAACTATCGTAAAAACAGCCAGCAGTTAGACAATCGGTCTCAGAAAAAGCTCGATATGATCCAGCAATACTTAAAATATGAACCTGAAATGGAATTGGTATTGATCGATTCTTATACCGATAGCTACGGCGGTCGTTATAAAAACGAATTATTATCAAAGCAGCGCGCTAATTCAATGAAAGAGTTACTCAATAAAGCAGGCATTGCTAACAACAAAATTACGGTTAATGGTTATGGTGAAAAACGCCATATTGCGTCAAATGAAAAAATATATGGCCGCGACGCTAACCGCAGGGTGGTGATCACCATGAGTCGTGGTTACTAA
- the gloA gene encoding lactoylglutathione lyase: MRLLHTMLRVGNLERSIEFYTSLMGMELLRTSTNEQYRYTLAFLGYQDEATGTVLELTHNWDTSDYDHGSAFGHLAIGCDDIYHCCEQLKLAGATICREPGPVKGGTTVIAFVEDPDGYKIELIENKDSGQGLG; this comes from the coding sequence ATGAGATTACTTCACACCATGTTACGCGTTGGCAATTTGGAGCGCTCAATCGAGTTTTACACCTCATTAATGGGCATGGAGCTGCTGCGCACCTCAACCAACGAACAATACCGTTACACCCTTGCCTTTCTTGGTTATCAAGACGAAGCAACTGGTACTGTATTGGAACTAACCCACAATTGGGATACCAGCGATTATGATCACGGTAGTGCCTTTGGTCACTTAGCGATCGGCTGTGATGATATTTATCATTGCTGTGAGCAATTAAAGCTCGCTGGCGCAACCATTTGTCGCGAACCAGGACCCGTCAAAGGTGGTACCACAGTGATTGCTTTTGTTGAAGATCCTGACGGTTACAAAATCGAACTAATCGAAAATAAGGACAGTGGCCAAGGCCTAGGTTAA
- the dbpA gene encoding ATP-dependent RNA helicase DbpA, whose amino-acid sequence MQSTAFSSLKLNPALVSNLATLGYDTMTPIQAESLPQIIDGKDVIAQAKTGSGKTAAFALGLLHNLDVKKFRVQSLILCPTRELADQVAKEIRKLARGIHNIKVLTLCGGVPMGPQIGSLEHGAHIIVGTPGRIEDHLSRNRLNLDHLNTLVLDEADRMLEMGFQSALDLIFSLCPPERQTLLFSATFPTQIKPIAAKIMRDPVTIEVTETHDEHSIDQIFYRLDDNYHRTSAVRLLLAKHQAQSTVIFCTTKRETQDLADDLLSYGYSVMALHGDLEQRDRDQTLLQFSNQSVKVLVATDVAARGLDIDNLDLVINYHVSRDPEIHVHRIGRTGRAGGKGVACSLVGEREMNKIARIEELLKISVETQPLPSTELLDLDIPKAPMVTLQIDGGKKQKVRAGDILGALTSKGGITGKQVGKIQLFDIWAYVAVEANVANIALNKIAEGKLKGRTFRVRKLKG is encoded by the coding sequence TTGCAATCAACCGCATTTTCATCACTTAAGCTTAACCCTGCTCTAGTAAGCAACCTCGCAACGCTTGGTTATGACACCATGACCCCAATTCAAGCCGAGAGTTTACCGCAAATTATCGATGGCAAAGACGTGATTGCACAGGCTAAAACCGGCTCAGGCAAAACCGCAGCGTTTGCCCTTGGTTTACTCCATAACTTGGATGTTAAAAAATTTAGAGTACAGTCTCTGATCTTATGCCCTACCCGCGAGCTGGCGGATCAAGTTGCCAAAGAAATTCGTAAGCTAGCGCGTGGCATTCACAACATTAAGGTATTGACCTTGTGTGGTGGTGTGCCAATGGGCCCGCAGATTGGTTCATTAGAACACGGCGCCCACATCATTGTTGGTACGCCAGGTCGCATTGAAGATCACTTAAGCCGTAATCGCCTCAATTTAGATCATTTAAATACGCTGGTGCTTGATGAAGCAGACAGAATGTTAGAGATGGGTTTTCAAAGTGCCCTAGATTTAATCTTTTCGTTGTGCCCACCAGAGCGTCAAACATTATTGTTTAGTGCGACCTTCCCAACTCAAATCAAGCCAATTGCCGCTAAGATCATGCGAGATCCAGTAACGATTGAGGTGACTGAAACACATGATGAGCACAGCATTGATCAAATATTTTACCGTCTAGATGATAACTATCATCGCACCAGCGCGGTTCGATTGTTATTAGCTAAACATCAGGCGCAATCAACGGTAATCTTTTGTACCACCAAACGTGAAACTCAAGATTTAGCCGATGACCTACTGAGTTATGGCTATAGTGTGATGGCGTTACATGGCGATTTAGAACAGCGTGACCGTGACCAAACGTTACTGCAATTCTCTAACCAAAGTGTCAAAGTTTTAGTCGCGACCGATGTTGCAGCCCGTGGTTTAGATATTGATAACCTCGATTTGGTGATTAACTACCATGTATCTCGTGATCCTGAAATACACGTTCACCGCATTGGCCGCACCGGCCGTGCTGGCGGTAAGGGTGTCGCTTGTTCTTTAGTCGGCGAACGAGAAATGAATAAAATAGCGCGCATTGAAGAACTACTAAAAATCAGTGTTGAGACGCAACCACTGCCATCAACGGAATTACTCGACCTAGATATTCCAAAGGCACCAATGGTTACTTTGCAGATTGACGGCGGTAAAAAACAAAAAGTTCGTGCCGGTGACATTCTGGGTGCATTAACCAGTAAAGGTGGTATTACGGGTAAGCAAGTTGGTAAAATTCAATTATTCGACATTTGGGCTTATGTTGCTGTTGAAGCCAATGTCGCGAATATTGCGTTAAATAAAATTGCGGAAGGTAAACTTAAAGGCCGCACATTTAGAGTGCGTAAGTTAAAGGGCTAA
- a CDS encoding Na(+)/H(+) antiporter subunit D, with amino-acid sequence MSVFNLPPFVPFLIIAVLVLFSRGRLTTVLMLAAPLWGALNIWQVSLQPFEQIGWQVNLLALDLVPYRVDKLSLLFGYLFHIAALFAIIYALHVRDKVQQLSSLIYTAAALGAVFVGDLLSLFIFWELMALSSVFLIWARRSERSLTSGFRYLIYQCLSGLLLLIGTAFYWHQHGSVAFTEIELQGVGATLIFIAFGIKCGFPLLHTWLTDAYPEATPTGTIFLSALTTKVAVYAMARSFAGTESLVYIGAVMTCFPIFYAVIENDLRRVLAYSLINQLGFMVVGIGIGTELAINGAISHAFNDVLFKGLLFMSMGAVLQMTGKINGSDLGALYKTMPKTTLLCLIGAASISAFPLFNGFISKSMVMSAALAQGYDVVWLMLLFASAGVFHHAGIKIPYFAFFGHDSGLRASDPPANMLIGMSIAAALCIIIGVYPNLLYQILPYSSDYNPYDTSHILAQTQLLCFSALAFVWLKLKGIYPAELHSTNLDSDWLYRRLLPNIWVGLISQVSTVDQLIRQHGGNLYRQLLLKVEQYQQYPILILANQTVGQMTLWIIIVLACFLALSLLGS; translated from the coding sequence ATGTCAGTCTTTAACCTGCCCCCTTTTGTACCGTTTTTAATCATTGCAGTATTAGTGCTGTTCTCTCGTGGCCGTCTAACCACCGTGTTGATGCTAGCTGCGCCGTTATGGGGAGCCTTGAATATATGGCAGGTGAGCTTACAACCTTTTGAACAAATTGGCTGGCAAGTTAATCTATTAGCACTAGATTTAGTGCCCTACCGCGTCGATAAACTCAGCTTGTTATTTGGTTATCTCTTTCATATTGCTGCACTTTTTGCGATCATTTATGCCTTGCACGTCCGTGATAAAGTTCAGCAGCTCTCAAGCTTAATATATACCGCCGCGGCCTTAGGCGCTGTCTTTGTCGGTGACTTGTTATCGCTGTTTATCTTTTGGGAGCTAATGGCACTGTCGTCAGTATTTCTGATCTGGGCACGGCGTAGCGAAAGGTCATTAACCAGTGGCTTTCGTTACCTGATTTACCAATGCCTGTCCGGTTTATTACTACTAATCGGCACGGCGTTTTATTGGCATCAACATGGTAGTGTCGCCTTCACCGAAATAGAGTTGCAAGGTGTCGGTGCCACCTTAATCTTTATTGCCTTTGGCATTAAATGCGGCTTCCCACTGCTGCATACCTGGCTAACTGATGCTTACCCAGAAGCAACGCCAACGGGCACCATCTTTTTAAGCGCCCTGACCACTAAAGTTGCTGTTTATGCGATGGCCAGAAGCTTTGCTGGCACCGAAAGTTTAGTCTATATCGGCGCGGTCATGACCTGCTTCCCGATATTTTATGCGGTGATTGAAAATGATTTACGCCGAGTGTTAGCGTACAGCCTGATCAACCAACTCGGTTTTATGGTAGTAGGTATTGGCATAGGCACTGAGCTAGCAATCAATGGGGCAATTTCACACGCCTTTAACGATGTGCTATTTAAAGGCTTACTGTTTATGTCGATGGGCGCAGTATTGCAAATGACAGGCAAGATTAACGGTTCTGATCTCGGCGCACTGTACAAAACAATGCCCAAAACTACCCTATTATGCTTAATTGGTGCGGCGTCAATCTCGGCCTTTCCGCTGTTTAACGGATTTATTAGTAAATCGATGGTCATGAGCGCGGCGTTAGCTCAAGGTTATGACGTTGTTTGGCTGATGCTGCTTTTTGCCTCAGCGGGGGTTTTCCATCATGCTGGTATTAAGATCCCTTATTTTGCCTTTTTTGGTCACGATAGCGGCCTGCGCGCCAGCGATCCACCAGCCAATATGCTAATTGGGATGAGCATTGCCGCGGCATTGTGCATAATCATTGGTGTCTACCCTAACTTATTGTACCAAATATTACCTTATAGCTCGGATTATAATCCCTATGATACTAGCCATATATTGGCTCAAACTCAGCTGTTGTGTTTCTCGGCACTGGCGTTTGTGTGGTTAAAGCTCAAAGGCATTTATCCGGCAGAATTACATTCAACCAATCTAGACAGTGATTGGTTATATCGGCGTTTATTACCCAACATTTGGGTGGGATTAATCAGCCAGGTAAGCACGGTTGACCAGCTAATTCGCCAGCATGGTGGCAACCTGTATCGTCAGCTGTTACTCAAGGTTGAACAATACCAGCAGTACCCTATTTTGATCCTCGCGAATCAGACCGTCGGCCAAATGACCTTATGGATTATTATTGTGCTGGCATGCTTTTTAGCCTTGAGCTTACTAGGCAGCTAA
- a CDS encoding monovalent cation/H+ antiporter subunit D family protein (subunit D of antiporter complex involved in resistance to high concentrations of Na+, K+, Li+ and/or alkali; contains an oxidoreductase domain; catalyzes the transfer of electrons from NADH to ubiquinone), producing the protein MISASDNLSLQLILILPLIAAVMIRLVAKHPNIREGVSLIASFSLLLLIYNLDHNVTTDPAAVLVWITLLPGLSLSFTIEPLGLIFGLMASFLWFVTSIYSIGYMRQHHEANQSRFYQFFAIAMAAVMGIAFAANLFTLYIFYELLTLSTFPLVVHAGTEKAKRGGRIYLTILLATSIVFFLLAMINTWLISGTLDFTTGGIFTTQLAANPALATTISILLALFIFGIAKAAIFPFHQWLPAAMVAPTPASALLHAVAVVKGGVFTILKVCVYIFGTDTLQQLSSHQVLLYVGGFSVLFSALVAMRQDNLKKRLAYSTVSQLGYITIGALLANSSGIIGAAMHMVTHAFGKITLFFCAGAILVMTNKTNISELRGIGRQMPITMAAFFVASLSIIGLPPTAGMWSKWYLLHGTIEAQQWLLMSVLGLSSILNIFYLLPISVRAFFDPVGAAQLSKQPLNKPSLEAPLPILIAIVISASACVILFLFPQSLYQLAASIPVADK; encoded by the coding sequence ATGATCAGCGCAAGTGATAATTTAAGCTTGCAGCTGATTTTGATCTTGCCATTAATCGCTGCAGTGATGATTAGACTAGTTGCAAAGCACCCGAATATCCGCGAAGGGGTTTCGCTAATCGCTAGTTTTAGTCTGTTACTGTTAATTTATAACTTGGATCATAACGTCACGACTGATCCTGCGGCAGTCCTAGTATGGATTACCCTACTGCCCGGCTTAAGTTTAAGTTTTACCATTGAGCCGCTGGGACTTATCTTTGGCTTAATGGCCAGCTTTTTATGGTTTGTCACCAGTATTTATTCAATCGGTTATATGCGCCAGCATCATGAAGCGAACCAAAGCCGTTTTTATCAATTTTTTGCCATCGCGATGGCCGCAGTTATGGGCATTGCCTTCGCCGCTAATCTGTTTACCTTGTATATATTTTACGAGTTGTTGACCTTATCGACTTTTCCGTTGGTGGTTCATGCTGGCACCGAAAAAGCCAAACGTGGTGGCCGAATTTATTTAACCATTTTACTCGCAACATCAATTGTGTTTTTCTTGCTCGCGATGATAAATACTTGGCTCATTAGTGGCACATTAGACTTTACCACCGGCGGAATATTTACCACCCAGCTCGCGGCGAACCCTGCCCTTGCCACCACTATCTCAATATTACTGGCCTTATTTATTTTTGGCATCGCTAAAGCCGCTATTTTCCCTTTTCATCAGTGGTTGCCAGCAGCCATGGTCGCCCCAACACCCGCCAGCGCATTATTACACGCCGTTGCGGTAGTCAAAGGCGGTGTTTTCACCATTTTAAAAGTCTGTGTGTATATCTTTGGCACCGATACCCTACAACAACTTAGTTCGCACCAAGTCTTATTGTATGTAGGTGGTTTTTCGGTGTTATTTTCCGCCTTGGTTGCCATGCGCCAAGACAATCTCAAAAAGCGTCTCGCTTATTCGACTGTCAGCCAACTCGGTTATATCACCATTGGCGCATTACTGGCCAACAGCTCAGGCATCATTGGCGCCGCCATGCATATGGTTACTCATGCATTTGGCAAAATTACCTTGTTTTTTTGTGCCGGTGCAATCTTGGTGATGACCAACAAAACCAATATCAGCGAGTTGCGTGGCATCGGCCGACAAATGCCCATTACCATGGCTGCATTTTTTGTGGCAAGTTTATCGATTATCGGTTTGCCGCCAACCGCTGGCATGTGGAGTAAATGGTATCTCCTGCACGGTACAATTGAAGCGCAGCAATGGTTGTTGATGTCGGTATTAGGGTTGAGCTCAATATTGAACATATTTTATTTATTGCCAATCTCGGTTCGTGCTTTTTTCGACCCCGTTGGCGCTGCTCAGTTAAGTAAGCAGCCACTAAACAAGCCGTCGCTTGAAGCGCCGTTGCCAATATTAATTGCCATTGTTATCAGCGCATCCGCCTGCGTCATTTTATTTTTATTTCCACAATCACTGTATCAATTAGCGGCAAGTATTCCCGTCGCGGATAAATAG
- the rnt gene encoding ribonuclease T, whose translation MSETPKETLFSKRFRGYFPIVIDIETAGFNAQTDAVLELAASILSMDEQGVLSIAHTHHYHIEPFEGANLEQASLDFTGIDPYNPLRGAVSEKDALHDLFKHVRKALKAAGCHRAVLVAHNAAFDNAFFKAATVRSGLKRDPFHPFVTFDTTTLAGLSLGQTVLAKACKTAGIAFNGDEAHSALYDTERTAELFCHIVNKWQTLGGWPLAAPDPAPEPLDDTST comes from the coding sequence ATGTCCGAAACCCCTAAAGAAACATTATTTAGCAAAAGATTTCGCGGATATTTTCCGATCGTTATCGATATTGAAACAGCTGGCTTTAATGCCCAAACTGATGCTGTCCTAGAACTTGCTGCCAGTATTTTATCAATGGATGAGCAAGGAGTACTTTCGATTGCACATACTCACCATTACCATATCGAGCCCTTTGAAGGAGCAAACCTAGAGCAAGCATCGCTTGATTTTACCGGAATTGATCCTTATAACCCGTTACGCGGCGCAGTCAGTGAAAAAGATGCCTTACATGACTTGTTTAAGCATGTGCGAAAAGCATTGAAAGCTGCCGGTTGTCATCGAGCGGTTTTAGTGGCGCACAATGCTGCCTTTGATAACGCATTTTTTAAAGCGGCTACCGTCCGCAGTGGTTTAAAGCGCGATCCTTTCCATCCGTTTGTGACCTTTGACACCACCACGTTAGCCGGATTGTCTTTAGGCCAAACCGTTTTGGCTAAAGCGTGTAAAACAGCGGGCATCGCTTTTAATGGTGACGAAGCCCATAGTGCGTTATATGATACCGAACGGACCGCCGAACTATTTTGTCACATTGTTAATAAGTGGCAAACATTAGGAGGTTGGCCACTCGCTGCACCCGATCCGGCTCCAGAACCGTTAGATGACACCAGTACGTAA
- a CDS encoding alanine:cation symporter family protein, whose protein sequence is MKRIREFMSVFLLAFSTSAFAEETSAFGQTVADLSKAVDGFFNDYTGWFVGLIFKSVPVGDANFPIIVGWLLLAALIFTVYFGFVQFRRAGMAIDIVKGKYTDPNSKDEGEVSHFQALTTALSGTVGLGNIAGVGAALAIGGPGATFWMIMCGLLGMASKFCECTLGVKYRTILPSGVVSGGPMYYLSQGLSEKGLGGLGKALAIGFALMCILGALGGGNMFQANQAHAMLTYAFDVPSEYGVITGVVLAALVFSVIVGGMPSIASVTERVVPWMAVLYVGMALIVIIVNIDQVGPAFSAIFDGAFTGAGVAGGAIGALIQGLKRATFSNEAGVGSAAIAHSAVKTKEPVTEGLVSLLEPFIDTVVICTMTALVITIAGLNAAPYNGEGLTGVTLTAASFTATAGVFKYLLALAVVMFAFSTMISWSYYGLKAWTYLFGEGKTTELVFKIIFCVFVVIGATIQFGAVIDFSDAAIFAMSIFNIIGLYFLMPVVKKELKSFIARVESGEIKTYDTKEVQQGSKKSTS, encoded by the coding sequence ATGAAAAGAATACGGGAATTTATGTCTGTATTTCTATTGGCCTTTAGCACTAGTGCTTTTGCAGAAGAAACAAGTGCGTTTGGGCAAACTGTTGCTGATCTCAGCAAAGCTGTCGATGGATTTTTTAATGACTATACTGGCTGGTTCGTTGGTTTAATCTTTAAAAGTGTACCTGTTGGCGATGCTAACTTCCCAATTATCGTTGGCTGGTTATTATTAGCTGCTTTAATCTTTACCGTTTATTTTGGTTTCGTGCAGTTTAGACGTGCTGGAATGGCGATTGATATCGTTAAGGGTAAATATACCGATCCTAACTCTAAAGACGAAGGTGAGGTTTCTCACTTCCAAGCATTAACTACTGCGCTTTCAGGTACTGTCGGTCTTGGTAACATTGCCGGTGTTGGTGCTGCGTTAGCTATCGGTGGTCCTGGTGCAACTTTCTGGATGATTATGTGTGGCCTATTAGGCATGGCATCAAAATTCTGTGAATGTACTTTAGGTGTTAAATACCGCACAATTTTACCATCAGGTGTTGTATCCGGTGGCCCAATGTATTACTTAAGCCAAGGACTAAGCGAAAAAGGTCTTGGCGGTTTAGGTAAAGCACTGGCAATTGGTTTTGCATTAATGTGTATTTTGGGTGCTTTGGGCGGCGGTAACATGTTCCAGGCTAACCAAGCACACGCAATGTTGACTTACGCTTTTGATGTACCAAGTGAATACGGTGTTATCACTGGTGTTGTACTAGCTGCATTAGTATTTTCGGTTATCGTTGGTGGCATGCCTTCAATTGCTTCTGTTACAGAACGTGTGGTTCCGTGGATGGCAGTATTGTATGTTGGTATGGCGCTTATTGTAATTATTGTCAATATTGACCAAGTCGGTCCTGCATTTAGCGCAATCTTTGACGGTGCGTTTACTGGTGCTGGTGTTGCTGGTGGTGCAATTGGTGCATTAATTCAAGGCTTAAAACGTGCAACGTTCTCTAACGAAGCCGGTGTTGGTTCTGCTGCAATCGCTCACTCAGCGGTTAAAACTAAAGAACCTGTTACAGAAGGCTTAGTATCATTACTAGAACCATTTATTGATACTGTTGTTATTTGTACCATGACTGCATTGGTTATTACGATTGCTGGCCTAAACGCTGCTCCATATAATGGTGAAGGTTTAACTGGTGTTACACTAACAGCTGCATCATTTACCGCTACAGCGGGTGTATTTAAATATTTATTAGCATTAGCTGTTGTTATGTTTGCTTTCTCAACGATGATCTCATGGTCATACTACGGATTAAAAGCATGGACTTACCTATTTGGTGAAGGCAAAACTACAGAATTGGTTTTTAAAATTATTTTCTGTGTGTTTGTTGTTATCGGTGCGACGATTCAGTTTGGTGCAGTAATTGACTTCTCTGATGCTGCTATCTTTGCAATGTCTATCTTTAACATCATCGGCCTATACTTCTTAATGCCTGTAGTGAAGAAAGAGTTAAAATCTTTCATTGCTCGCGTAGAATCTGGTGAGATCAAAACTTACGATACTAAAGAGGTTCAACAGGGTTCAAAAAAATCGACTAGCTAA
- a CDS encoding NYN domain-containing protein — MNKIAIFVDVQNIYYTTRQAYGRQFNYRQLMAKIKQQGEIVMAYAYAIDRGDSQQLKFQDALRHIGFEIKLKPYIQRSDGSAKGDWDVGITIDVLEAAPQVDTVILLSGDGDFDMLLEKVNSRYGVRTEVYGVPQLTANSLIYAASEFHPVLPEMLL, encoded by the coding sequence TTGAATAAAATTGCGATTTTTGTTGATGTACAAAACATTTATTACACCACTCGTCAGGCCTATGGCCGTCAATTTAATTATCGTCAGCTAATGGCAAAGATTAAGCAGCAAGGGGAAATCGTGATGGCTTATGCCTATGCGATTGATCGTGGTGACTCACAACAGCTCAAGTTTCAGGACGCATTGCGCCACATTGGTTTTGAGATCAAACTGAAACCTTATATTCAGCGCAGCGATGGCTCGGCTAAAGGTGACTGGGATGTTGGCATTACTATTGACGTGCTTGAAGCCGCACCGCAAGTTGATACCGTTATTTTATTATCGGGTGATGGCGACTTTGATATGTTACTTGAAAAGGTCAATAGCCGTTATGGGGTCAGAACCGAAGTATATGGGGTGCCTCAGCTAACGGCTAATTCATTAATTTATGCCGCTAGCGAGTTTCACCCGGTTTTGCCAGAAATGTTACTGTAA
- a CDS encoding hemolysin III family protein: MSIKTLKLSPTPYSTKEEFLNTWTHGFGALAAILGLVIFVVSTVYQQQWLKLLTLSVYGISLVSLMAASALYHHATDPAKKKQYKLYDHCAIYLLIAGTYTPLISHTVPSFAGFAVLGTVWLCAIVGIAIKIKYGSQYKKFSVATYLVMGWLSVFIIYELVQALEVMALTLLALGGLIYSSGVYFYLNHKIAYNHAIWHVFVLLAALCHYLLIYLYIL, translated from the coding sequence ATGAGCATTAAAACTTTAAAATTATCACCGACACCTTATTCAACCAAAGAGGAATTCCTCAATACTTGGACTCATGGCTTTGGCGCCTTAGCGGCGATTCTCGGTCTCGTCATCTTTGTTGTGAGCACCGTTTATCAGCAGCAATGGCTTAAATTGTTAACTTTATCTGTGTATGGCATTAGCCTTGTTAGCTTGATGGCCGCTTCGGCGTTGTATCATCATGCAACGGATCCCGCTAAGAAAAAACAGTATAAATTATACGATCATTGCGCAATATATTTACTGATTGCAGGTACCTATACACCGCTAATTAGCCACACTGTGCCGAGTTTCGCTGGCTTTGCTGTACTAGGCACAGTCTGGCTCTGTGCTATTGTTGGCATTGCGATTAAAATAAAGTACGGCAGTCAATACAAGAAATTTTCGGTCGCGACCTATTTGGTGATGGGTTGGTTATCGGTATTTATTATTTATGAGTTGGTGCAAGCACTAGAGGTGATGGCTTTAACGTTATTGGCTTTAGGAGGCTTAATATATTCGAGTGGAGTGTATTTCTATTTAAATCACAAAATTGCTTACAACCATGCCATTTGGCATGTCTTTGTGCTTTTAGCGGCACTTTGCCATTATTTATTGATTTATTTATATATTCTTTAA